A stretch of DNA from Arctopsyche grandis isolate Sample6627 chromosome 6, ASM5162203v2, whole genome shotgun sequence:
aattattgcgaATTGATAATTTGCGGGCGAAAGCGACACACTAGAAAGTGTAATCATTCGTTGAAAATTATCACACGATATGTCAATTGTGATTTTCACACATACACTCATAAAAGGAAAATTATAGCTACGTATGAGTGCATTTGGTAACTGGcattgtattgaattattttctattcgatacaattttaaataattggaaCCCCAGATCCGGAAGGGGCTCGCGTTTATCCGTTGACACTTATTCTGTCGAGATCCTTGtcgagtgtacatacatacattgtatgtaggtacgtttatctacatactcgtatatgtaaCACCGATATAGAAGAAACTAGTTTTGAATCCGTTGCCGCGTTCGATGTAATGCAcgcgttttattttttctgtggGGATTTGTACAGTTAAGTCGCGTGCATGTTGACCGTCATTCAAAGATGCAAATTGCCGGGAAACTGAAAGAATTTCAACCAGTCAGATCAATACGCATTGCGGAGCATTCGTTGCTCTCCTTCCTCGTTgccaattttaaacagtttgaAAGTTCACCGTCGATTCTGATCAATAAAATTCTTTCGAAACGTTGAAATACGAGTCTTTCACCTCACTCGAAACGTgactttgccattttgtcaTGTTTGAACTTATTTTTAACGTACACTTGGATGTAATCTATTATCCTATGTGCGCACGCAACAGTATTTACTAgcaatacttaaaatattttccgTATCCAGTTCCGGAATAACAACCACAAGTTGCTAtataggaactggatatggaaaatattgttaGTAAATACTGTTGGTGTCGACGgccccatatacatacataaaaatattcgtCAAGAATCAATTAGATACAAAAATAAGTTAAACTTccctgaaaatattatattaaataaaaagtggTATTTCGACTTTCATTTAGTCTTATTGTTGATTGATTCACAATTACCGTCAATCATTTTCTAATGGGTATCATATCAAATTCTTTCAACATATTTAAACCTTAATGATGAAtagtttgtattatacatagttttaaattttcaaattgaccggattttgactattttcacaaaactttcaTTGAGAATTGCAACAGAATCTCGAAGTAGTTTTATGGTTAATTTAAGTCTCCTAACGTTTTTATACGTCGAAACcaattacatttataatatactagtttcACCATAAGAATAGACAAATTTATGGTCTCTGTCTTGATTTGATGACAAAATTACTGTTTACGTGTTGTCTTacaagtgtacatatatacatatacctatgttacagtcgaagtgtattttcagttgtaatatattccaactggcattttaggacattaatatttgaatacaattcaactagtaaattatatatctacaagcgcaaatacactttcaacaatgcgcgccagttttcattttattttatttatatatttataccaagaaGATAGGTaaatccaatgcgccttcctggccaattataatataacaaacaTTTAGtcgtaatataacagttgagttttgacagctctgatgtttttatgactgcttaagaattcaataatgtgaTAATATTTACTATTCGTATTAAGattactctaagaatgtgttcaaaagaaaaatgtgactttccaactaaatttactagtcgagtgacgttttcacgaaaacctagccTTTCCATCTAACCGGgtgccaacttatagttgaattgtatgtattttgaccagttggaatgtacataattcgccatatgaatcaatttaagtgggttagacggaatatattccaactagtcaaaatatattatgttcAACTGAAAAGGCACTTCAACTATAATGGTAGTTGGTACCAAGATAGAtggaatatgtatattccaactagtcaaaatatattacaactggaagatatacttcaactgcaacatatacgtacatacatatggatttaTAAATTAAcgcgtaaaaaaaaaactaaactgCATGATACTTCATAAAATCAAATCCAATGGAAAGTTTATTTAACGTCATACTGTTTGTACTGAGATGATAGATGAGCATTCGTTTGCGGTTCTTAGATCGTGATGATGATgttcaaattcatttatttatgctCATGCATTCCATTTGTTACCTACAATAAgtaaaagtaatacaaaaaaaaaacgattagaTCGGTTtagaaatatgatattagaattgCTGTATCACTACTTTGCGCGTTGCTAGTCATaactcattatatatttttaattttttttctcaagtCGTTAGTGATAAATAGCGCATTCCAATTTAGTCAATTGACGCCGAATATTTCACGACCTGAAGAATCTCTGGGTCGTCTCGATCGTGGGTGAAGCTGAGCCCAATGACGCTTACTCTCGTCGTTACCCCACTTTGTTGATCGAAACTGAGTTGAATTACCGTTAACTACGCTGGCAAACAATCATACATGAGACTTTCTTCAATCCGCACCCAAACGCGCACGCATGGTATTTAGGGTATGCGCTACGAAGATGTGACCAAACGTTTGATAATATAATCTATCAATGGTTTTAAAACTTAATTCGCAGCTTCCGATACAACGGAACGACTAGATTTGAATAGTAGACGTCCTGTTGACACAGTATCAACATATTGAGACTATTCTATTCAATATTAGAGTGATAATTCAgtagatatgtatgtcattTGGTGACTGATGGGTccatagtttattttatttgtcatgtacctacatacatatttgatgatAAGGTTTCCTTTATATTGGATTAAAGCAACATTGACATCATCAAATGTCCGCTATACATTTTCTTGGaagatttattcatttatatgtacataggtgtcaTTTCCAAGCTTGAAATCATCCGTGTGTTATATTGTATGTGTTTGTACAtcgtaaacggattatttcgcacattgcgatcgcgcacacgacaatcgttgccacgaatacggaatatttggcactcgagttctcgttagtatgatagttcgcgtgtgttactctcgatggatggacttttcgggtgccagatgttccgtgatagaTATTTTAGAGACTTTTGCGAGATCGTTTTGTGCGGAattatcaccgaaccgtttgtatatatgtaattgatttttttttttaatattcaggtTCCCCTTGGCTAGTGTCAGTAATGTCTGCGGGTAGCTCAGGAGGTTCTGCCAGCTCCACAGGCGCCTCCATAGTGGGAGAATCCACTAGATTAGTAGCTGCAAGATTGCCAGCAGTCTTTGAAGTTCTCACAGCTCCTGGAAGCGCTCCATTCACCAAAAGTGAGGTGTGTAAATACATTTGTCATTTCGTAACCAAAAAATACTGACCTTCCGCGTCGGTAACCTTCGACGTGACATTTggtactgtgtgtgtgtgtcactaTTGTTGCCTACCGGTATGACGGCAATTATGTGCACGCATTCCGCAATTACCGGTTTTGACGACCTTTGTTTTAATacttttgttattattcaaGTTTGTCTCAAAGTTAGCTGAAAAACTATCAATCACCGTGAccatgaaatgtattttttcagatTGGTGTGAATGTAATAGCTCCGTCCAAGCGACTAGTGCCATCCAGAATCTTAGATACTCCTGGAAAACCGAGtgcttttaaaattgaatttgtaccTGATGAAGTTGGCACACACGTTATCGAGgtttgtatttatgtagtatTATTAGCTTTTCACTATCCACCTCTGAATGAAGGTCTTTCCAATATTTTATTCGCTTTCTTTTACATCAatgttctattatataattctaAAATGTTAATTCTCTATCTGCCATTCAATTATAttaccattttatttatttagtattagTATTTATCAAAACTGATTGATTTATATTGGTGTGAGTTAAacctaaaaaaaattgttactcCTTCTTCAAATAAGCTAAATAATAATCAGTgctatttacatgtacatactcgtatatacatatttatactttacaaatgtaatgaaaatctgtttataatttatgaaattattgatCAAAGTCTAATTGGTGGTGTCGATGTACTTTTAGGTGTCGATAGCTGGAAGCAAATTACCAGCTGGACCATTAATCGCCAAGGTTTATGACTCCAGTCTTATACAAGTGAATGATGTCAGCAGTGGAGTCGTCGGACAACCGTGCCAATTTAGAGGTTTGCCGATCATTCATTGatattgtacttaaattttAGCCGATTCAAAGTCTAACACGTGATATAAATGTCTTTAGTCGATGCTAGCGCTGCAGGTGAAGGACAGCTAGAAATTTCAATCAACGAAGGAGAAGTACCTAATCATGTCCAGGTTGTCGGTGGTGGCCGGTGTCTAGTCTCATTCACACCAGATCAAGCCAAACCTCATTACATCGATATCAAATTCAATGGAGAAACAGTGATAGGCTGCCCATTCGTATGTAACATTGCCGACACGAGCCGCGTCTCTCTCAATTTGAGCAATCTAGGTACTTGAATTGCTTGTTATTGtgaatgtattataacaatataaatttataacgtgTGTTTATTTGTATAGAATTAATATCGGTTGGTACTGCGAGCACTTTTCAATTGAGCGTGAGAGGAGGCGGAGCGGCTGAGTTGGCCGTCGCTGTCCGAGGTCCTCGTGGTGAACTTCCAGTGAGAGTTATGGGTGATGCTCATTCAGGTTTCACTGCTGAATTCACTCCCCATGCTGTAGGACCGCATACAATTACCGTAGACTATAATGGACATCCCGTTCAGGTTTGATAATCTTATAATTCTTTTTTTCTTGAAACATTATACGTTTTTAAGGGTGTAATTCATAATCCTTATATAATAGTAGAATTTAAAGAGTGTAGTAGGGAATCTCGCTTTTTCTACTTAAAAGAGCTAAGACCACTCTATCTATTCTTTAATTTAATCTTCTCAACATATTGGCAGTGGTATTGATATTTTCACTGCCAATTAAATGTTGAGATGTTTTATATTCGTGATTTTAATTGTATGTTGTTTATTTAGGGCACGCCATTTGTTGCAAAAGCTTATGATGCTCGTCTTGTCGCTGTCGGTGGGGTCTCTGGAGGAGGAGGAGTATCAGGTGGTGGTGTCGTCGGAGGCACTGCTCACTTCACCGTTGATGCGTCACAAGCGGGTGAAGGCAATTTAGAAATTACTATATCCGCAAGAGGATTAAATATACCTACCCAAGTTCATCCACAGGTATGTCGTTTTTAGaagtgtatatttaaaataataaattctaaacaataataaaaattgatttcttTCAGGGCAATGCTAGATTTTCTGTTAGTTTTGTTCCTGCGGAAGCTTGCGACCATATTGTTAATGTATCCTTCAATAAGGTAAAattcttattttactaattatttagtaactttatatatgaaatatattctaAAACGGTTGATGTTGTTTTAGATGATCGTCCCTGGTTGTCCCATAATAGTACCTGTGTCTGGCGGTTTAGGAGGTCCTCAAGTCTCTTTGCCAGGTCCGGGTCCTGTAATGCAATCCACAACGCTTATAATTAATCATCCTGGTGGTAGATTAGAAGATGTTGAAGTTAATGTTGAAGGTAAGACATTGAAAATgttttctgtgtatattttaagcTCACATTGACATGTTAAAATAAGTTGAATCTTGTGTGATGTAATGCACATGTTACCAATTACTCAACCCATCTCTTATCCTATGTACTTCTTCCAGTATATTTTTCATGGTTACTAATTTTTCTACATTTTGCACACTGCAACCAACTTTTTGCAAtatttcaattgttaatttttgcacTCTGGGCTCTTTTTGGAGTTGGTCTTTGAGGtgaagtttttaattttatgttataGTTTGGTTAACTGTGTTTCAATACTAGGacacatttaatttttgttaaatttgacaaaaattaaatCGTTTTTGTTGTAAATAATGGTAAACTTAGATTTTATAATTCTCTATAAAAATTTCaggtgttatttattattttaaaatagaaagttgtattatattatattttatttggggatactattttttttttaataagtttcttTGTATGCAACAAtctctgtacatatatatatatatattttatgaatgtaaaaataatttcagcGCATTTTCGTACTTCGTGTCTATTAAGATCTAATAATGACAAAAATTCTCGTCATCACAAATATTTGGTACACGAAATTCAAAAGGACACTGAATAATTTTCGCCCCAACTTTACATTTGAATGAAACTGGAAGAAGTAAAAAGATACTGCGTTCAATCATAATTATCTTTTTTCCTTTCTCTATCGTTACAGGGCGACGTCGACTATTATACTAAGACGtacttatattcatactaaaacgattttttttgtcaatGATGACATCTCGTGGCATGTAAATTATTGCCAAATCGTTAAAGGTCAACACTTGTCTAGACTGACATGACGATGCCTACAAGTTTGGCTGAACAACTGACTGACACGTAACAGTCAATCTGTTATGGCTAATATTTAAACATGCACACACAAGTATCCATCTTTACATTCATGCGTGTGCATGTTTATGATTTTgcttttgaaaaatgttttcaatccttattaagtatgtatgtacattgtaaaagccaataagttatttattttaaaaacaaggaTTGAAggcataatataacaataatttattttaaattaatagcgCATGGCTTTATTATTTACGATGGTGATGGAGGAAATCacctatattatttattaatttttattctcACTCGGGCAGTTGGTATGATAATGCTTTTACACGATTTATTTTCCTAATGCTTacactcttattttatttttacatgtaatatattttaagattatttttttactaatgcactatttataatttaaatatgggaattttatcattaatattacatatttttcgggttggggctgtgcccctttgGAAGGATTCTTTAGTCCTTTTATTactcaatattttttgtatctaATATTTACATCTCTCATTCATTAATTGAAGATtactattattgttttttttttatttcggcaaCAGTGCACCATTAATTAATAACCTacatacagagaaatgttatgcCATTTCTCTgcctacatatatgtttttaagatgtattttatttttaattaagtacatacatatatagtcagtACTAAACTGTTTAATTAACAGTTTGgaagtaaataatttaattgtctATGTTTTTCTTGAATAAGTCGGtataaagtataataaaataattagtcaatatttaaaataattaatagctGTACTCtgaaattatttcattattattatatttcacaaaCATTCAAGTAGGAATTTTCCCTAGGAGTGATTATTTAGAggcaattcatttattttaatttttaatttttatatgaaatttgatatatttcaaTAGTTAGATAAAGATTTAGCAATAAACTTCAAATTTCTTTGAATATAAAGAAGTTTTTTTGTTTGTAGTTTTTCGCTTAGGACCAATGCTGtctttgattgaaatatgtTAAGATGAATGGAGTGATTCTAATTATACGCTTATCAATCGTTCATAATGCTTTTTATAGTCATAAAATCAAATGAAAGGTTATGGTTtacttattaataataattaaaataaaaaagtcaatgTTCTGCAATTTAACACCTTTCATAACATAATGAACAGTATCTGACACTGTCAGCTTTGACCGATGACATTATTAGTTCAAATCAGTTAGAATGGACTTAAAAAAATACAGACAAATTGACATTGAGTGCCCTTGAAACAAACATAACAGTTGGATTAATGGTCCGTTAAAGGTCCTAATGGATCCAGTGTGCCGGCTACCGTACAACAAACTGGTGATGGACTATTCAAAGCAGAATTTGTACCAAGAATAGTTGGGGAACATCGCATCAATGTTATGATACAAGGACAGGCAACACCAGGAAGCCCATTCGCAGCTAAggtattattcaaaaaatgtttGAATTCTGTAATATAATGAAACTTATATGCAGTGAAAGAATTTCTGTCTGTTTTAGGTATACGATGTAAACGCTATAAGAGTAAAGGAAGTTACAAATGGAACTGTCGGTAAACCTGTCACATTTTTAGGTAagggtttcattttttttatttatttgtttttaacaaaTTTGTTGTATATGAGTATGACTTTTCCTGTAGTTGAAACATCTCAAGCCGGACCGGGAAATCTTGAAGTGACAGTAAACGGTGGACGTGTTCCTACGTCTGCTCAAGCTCAAGGTCAACACACATATGCCATATCTTTCACACCTCGTGATCCTACACCTCACACCGTCGACTTGAGATTCAATGGTCAAGACGTACCTGGTAATTCTAGATACTTCTAtgctataattaattaatcgaaaTATTTacgattataatttttatttaaattataggaAGTCCTTTCCAATGTCACATTTCATCACCGGCTCGAGTCGTAGATGTCGAATCACTTGAAAAAGTTTCTGTTGGTTCGTCTTGCGAATTCTTCGTAGAAAGTGCTACCACTCCAATCATCGAAATTTTGGGACCAGCACGTAGACCTGTAGGAGCTCAAGTTATACCAACTGACGAAGTCGAAGAAGATCAATTTGGAACCGCTAATATATCAAATCAAAAGTACAAAATAAGGTTTACTCCAATTGATGTCGGTGATCACAGTATcgaggtacatatatatactacattaatattattcttttaattttatttatgcatcaaaatatttctattaataaatattgcagGTACGTCTTCCTCAAGGCGGTCACGTCGAAGGTAGTCCGTTCTTACTTAAAGCCTATTCTGCTGAACGAGTATCAGTGACTGATATTACTCCAGGAACAGTTGGAAAACCTGTATGCTTCACTATTAATGCATCCCAAGCTGGTAAGTTACAAATTTAACTGCAAATATGAaagtaatttcaaaataaatttgatatttttatacaatatcatTATTACAGGTGCCGgaaatttagaaataatagtCGCCGTTGCCGGTCGCAATGTTCCAAACTACGTGCAAAGCGAAGGGAATGCAAGATTCAAAGTAAACTTCAAGCCTACGGAAGCAGCTCCGCATTCATTATCTGTCAGATTTAATGGCCGAGCGGTGCCTGGATCACCGTTCACTTGCATTGTTGGTCCGTCTGGTGGAAGTGCACCTCCCAATGCACGTGCTCGCGGTCCAACACTGCGCTCTGCTCCACGAGGACAAAATGCCGAAGTTCAACTGTCAGGTTTCTCCGGAGTTGATCCTCAAGTATCGGTATCTGCACCGGGTGGCGTTGTAATCAAAGCACGTGTTGTCCAAGGAACTTCATCTGATACTTGGTTAGCCAAATGGCTTCCAGAGCAAGTGGGTCGACATCAGATCTCCATCACTGCAGGTCCTTCTCACCATGTGCAAGGATCTCCTTTCACGTGTAACGTATATGATGTCGATAAAGTCAGAGTCACTGGATTAGGCGCGGGAGGTGAATTATAAgtttcaataatatataaattacttttgtttttaaattgaattaattgtatGTTTACTTATAGGACTAGAAGGAATGGTTGAAGGTTTAAGTTTGGGCGAATCTATTCAAGGGGAAGTGGGAAAACCTGTCACTTTCAGTGTAGATGCAGCCAATGCCGGAGAAGGCACTTTGGAGCTTGTAGTTTCGACAGCACAATCTACTGTTAAGGCTGAAGTTGTCGCTTGCGCTCGAGGTCTTTACGACGTCACGTTTGTACCTCAAACGTGTGAACCACATTTTGTAAATATAACGTTTAATGAAGCCGCTGTTCCAGGAAGTCCATTCCAATGTGACGTACATGAAACCGTCAATCATGTTCAAATCGGTatgatttaatttacataaatacaaattttctctTTGGATATAATACAAAgccaatattaatataaactaTTTTCAATAGGTGGAAATGCTACAGTCGATCTTCCGACGTCTACTCATTCAATCGAAATAATCGGACCGGATGATAAAAACgttcaatatgttaccaatcaTGGCATTGCAGAATTTAAAACAGATCAAATCGGACTGTACAATGTAAAAATCCTTAATTCGTCCGGCTCCATTATATCAGCAAAGAGTGTCAACGTTTTTGACACCAGTTTGATCAAAGTATTATCTATAGGAGATGCATATTGTCACAGACCTGCTATCATCACAggttgatatttaatgtgataattttatacatgtaataaGTTGCgtattaattcaaatataattttaaatagtatCGGTTGCCGATGTCGGAGCTGGAGTTTTGACGGCTTTGGTGAGATGTGGCGGTGCTAGTGTTCCGCATTCAGTACGATCGCAAGGCAGTCGTCACGAGCTGGTGTATCATCCAAGCAGAGCTGCTCCGCATACTGTTATGCTTTTCTACAATGGTGTGCCTGTATCTCGCCGTCCTTTGAGACCCAACGTTCTGCCACCGGCAGTTGGACAAGAGGTGACGGCTTCTGGACTCGGTTTGTATCAAACGAAAGTCAGCCAAGTTAGCACATTCAGTATTGATACTTTGGGGCAACCCGCGAGAGAATTTGACGTTGTCGTTTCCGGCCCTGGAGGAATAGCTTTACCCGTCAGGTGATGAATTAAAACTTAATGATTTTTGATTGagtttgtatgaaaaatttatttaacatataacgttgttttattttagatgTTACCAAACTAAATCTGGACAGCTTCAAGCTGAATTTACAGTATCACAAGTCGGACAGTGTACTATAGGTGTgcatagttttaaaaaaattacaatatatacgaattgtttttagtttttttttatatatatttattgcatttaaaatttcagaGGTATTACATTTATCAAAACCAGTATCAGGAAGTCCTTTCACATGTCATTCTTTTGATCCTGCTAAAGTTTCTCTATCGAACATTCCTCAAGGCAACGTTAGCGTTCACACGCCAATTGCATTCACAGGTTTGAAACATGTTCATGTTTGAAACATaatcatctacatatattcaacatctaaaatcaaatgattttttattttatgtattttacagtGAATCACACAGATGCAGGTTTAGCAGAATTAGATGTAACGGCAACAAGTCCTCTCGGTCATAGTCTTCCTTTAGATATAACAGCACAAGGAGAAGGAATTCATCACGTTCAATTATTGCCAACAATTCCAGGACATTACAGATTGTACATAACATATGGaggtaattttattattcacattaaatacataaatgaagGTTATTTTCCCCCGTTTTGAACAAATTTAATGCGACAATGATTGGTTAAACAGGAGTCGGAGTGGCTGGAAGTCCTCTTTCACTCGGAGTCATAGGTGGAGGTGTTGGTACTACATCTGCATCAGCAGCTAGAGCTGTAGGTCCTGGCTTGCAAGCTGCTCATGTAGGTAAAGAAGCTGCTTTCACGGTCATATCACACGATGCCCAACCACATATTCAGGTATTGGTTACatgtgaaatacatatgtatgtatatatggactTGCATAGTAGAGAtgctaatgaatatataaacatttttagatTGAAAAGCTATCTTCGCCTGAAGAACAAGGTAGTCCAGGTCAGTTGTTGGATTGTGTTGTAGCACAGGGCACTAACGGAGAATGGCGTTGTACTTACATACCATTATATGTCGGACTGTACGAAATAAGGATAAGTTGTCCACGTCAAGGTCCATTAGCTGGCAGCCCATGGGAACTGAAAGTGTGTAGATTTAATTTGAAACAATTATACGAATCAAATTTTTAGCATTcgtagtaatataataaatttacaggTTATTGATACATCACAAGTATCACTCGTCGGAGGTTGGGCACTTCATCTCGATGATGCCGGTAGGGTAAAAGTTCCAGCTAAGCTTGTGTTCGATACTTCCAATGCTGGTCCTGGTCAATTGGAGTGTTTATTGAGTGGAAGAAGTGTCTGTaagtgttattatattattgaaatataaaaatagttacagtaataatattaatacattGATTAAACATGAACTATTCTTGTATTAGCTGTTGAAACGGTTAATAGTAGAGCGGTCGTTTCTTTATCATCGATGGAAGGATCGTCAGAAGATATGTCTCTCGAGCTTACGTATAGTGGAGCTGTAGTAGGTGGTGCTC
This window harbors:
- the jbug gene encoding filamin-type immunoglobulin domains fbug is translated as MSAGSSGGSASSTGASIVGESTRLVAARLPAVFEVLTAPGSAPFTKSEIGVNVIAPSKRLVPSRILDTPGKPSAFKIEFVPDEVGTHVIEVSIAGSKLPAGPLIAKVYDSSLIQVNDVSSGVVGQPCQFRVDASAAGEGQLEISINEGEVPNHVQVVGGGRCLVSFTPDQAKPHYIDIKFNGETVIGCPFVCNIADTSRVSLNLSNLELISVGTASTFQLSVRGGGAAELAVAVRGPRGELPVRVMGDAHSGFTAEFTPHAVGPHTITVDYNGHPVQGTPFVAKAYDARLVAVGGVSGGGGVSGGGVVGGTAHFTVDASQAGEGNLEITISARGLNIPTQVHPQGNARFSVSFVPAEACDHIVNVSFNKMIVPGCPIIVPVSGGLGGPQVSLPGPGPVMQSTTLIINHPGGRLEDVEVNVEGPNGSSVPATVQQTGDGLFKAEFVPRIVGEHRINVMIQGQATPGSPFAAKVYDVNAIRVKEVTNGTVGKPVTFLVETSQAGPGNLEVTVNGGRVPTSAQAQGQHTYAISFTPRDPTPHTVDLRFNGQDVPGSPFQCHISSPARVVDVESLEKVSVGSSCEFFVESATTPIIEILGPARRPVGAQVIPTDEVEEDQFGTANISNQKYKIRFTPIDVGDHSIEVRLPQGGHVEGSPFLLKAYSAERVSVTDITPGTVGKPVCFTINASQAGAGNLEIIVAVAGRNVPNYVQSEGNARFKVNFKPTEAAPHSLSVRFNGRAVPGSPFTCIVGPSGGSAPPNARARGPTLRSAPRGQNAEVQLSGFSGVDPQVSVSAPGGVVIKARVVQGTSSDTWLAKWLPEQVGRHQISITAGPSHHVQGSPFTCNVYDVDKVRVTGLGAGGLEGMVEGLSLGESIQGEVGKPVTFSVDAANAGEGTLELVVSTAQSTVKAEVVACARGLYDVTFVPQTCEPHFVNITFNEAAVPGSPFQCDVHETVNHVQIGGNATVDLPTSTHSIEIIGPDDKNVQYVTNHGIAEFKTDQIGLYNVKILNSSGSIISAKSVNVFDTSLIKVLSIGDAYCHRPAIITVSVADVGAGVLTALVRCGGASVPHSVRSQGSRHELVYHPSRAAPHTVMLFYNGVPVSRRPLRPNVLPPAVGQEVTASGLGLYQTKVSQVSTFSIDTLGQPAREFDVVVSGPGGIALPVRCYQTKSGQLQAEFTVSQVGQCTIEVLHLSKPVSGSPFTCHSFDPAKVSLSNIPQGNVSVHTPIAFTVNHTDAGLAELDVTATSPLGHSLPLDITAQGEGIHHVQLLPTIPGHYRLYITYGGVGVAGSPLSLGVIGGGVGTTSASAARAVGPGLQAAHVGKEAAFTVISHDAQPHIQIEKLSSPEEQGSPGQLLDCVVAQGTNGEWRCTYIPLYVGLYEIRISCPRQGPLAGSPWELKVIDTSQVSLVGGWALHLDDAGRVKVPAKLVFDTSNAGPGQLECLLSGRSVSVETVNSRAVVSLSSMEGSSEDMSLELTYSGAVVGGAPKAAYAAGGSGGSVTGPAERVLLAGRGLATAHTGEVAHFTIDGSQAGGGQPEVLLQSRSLSRAVGVALTRTGPALWRASYTAPSPGHYLLRVTWDNRLVKGCPLSVVVSGGADASLVTCSGVGLSQGVVGKEIRSWIDTRRAGPGELTAHCTGPHKVAYCELYEHGDATFTLNVKPQEAGRHQLTVKYAGEHVPGSPFQLRVAGAPDASKVRVYGPGVEAGVLATFQSRFICDTRGAGAGQLTVRVRGPKGAFRVEMQRESQKDRTILCKFDPTEPGDYRVEVKWAGKLVPGSPFPVMIFDTQEELRRYLQTGQVHT